Proteins encoded by one window of Lutibacter sp. A64:
- the infC gene encoding translation initiation factor IF-3, with the protein MKEDQHRINEKITYVDEVRLVGDNVEVGIYPISKAKALARELELDLVEISPKAVPPVCKIIDYKKFLYEQKKREKAQKSKASKVVVKEIRFGPNTDEHDFEFKKKHAIKFLQDGAKLKTFVFFKGRSIIYKDQGHILLLRLATELEEYGKVEQMPKLEGKRMIMYIAPKKK; encoded by the coding sequence ATTAAGGAAGATCAACATAGGATTAATGAGAAAATCACGTATGTTGATGAAGTACGTTTAGTAGGTGATAACGTAGAAGTAGGCATATACCCTATTTCGAAAGCAAAAGCGTTAGCAAGAGAACTAGAATTAGATTTGGTAGAAATATCTCCCAAAGCTGTGCCTCCCGTTTGTAAGATTATAGATTATAAAAAATTTCTATATGAACAAAAGAAAAGAGAAAAGGCTCAGAAATCTAAAGCTTCTAAAGTAGTTGTAAAAGAAATTAGATTTGGACCTAATACCGATGAGCATGATTTTGAATTTAAAAAGAAACATGCTATTAAATTTTTACAAGACGGAGCAAAATTAAAAACATTTGTGTTTTTTAAAGGACGATCTATAATTTATAAAGATCAAGGACATATTTTACTTTTAAGACTGGCAACAGAATTAGAAGAATATGGAAAAGTAGAGCAAATGCCTAAATTAGAAGGTAAACGTATGATTATGTACATTGCTCCTAAAAAGAAATAA
- the rpmI gene encoding 50S ribosomal protein L35, protein MPKMKTKSSAKKRFKLTGSGKIKRKHAFKSHILTKKSKKRKLKLTHDGLVHKSDEANILQQLTLK, encoded by the coding sequence ATGCCTAAAATGAAAACAAAATCTAGTGCTAAGAAGCGTTTTAAGCTTACTGGTTCTGGAAAAATTAAAAGAAAACACGCTTTTAAAAGTCACATTTTGACTAAAAAAAGTAAAAAACGTAAATTAAAGTTAACTCACGATGGTTTAGTTCATAAATCTGACGAAGCTAACATTTTACAACAGTTAACTTTAAAATAA
- the rplT gene encoding 50S ribosomal protein L20, with amino-acid sequence MPRSVNSVASRAKRKKILKQAKGYFGRRKNVYTVAKNAVEKGMLYSYRDRKNKKRTFRALWIQRINAGARQYGMSYSQFMGKVKANNIELNRKVLADLAMNNPEAFKAVVDQVK; translated from the coding sequence ATGCCAAGATCAGTAAATTCAGTTGCTTCAAGAGCTAAGAGAAAAAAGATATTGAAGCAAGCAAAAGGTTACTTTGGACGTAGAAAAAACGTTTATACAGTAGCAAAAAATGCGGTTGAAAAAGGAATGTTATATTCTTATAGAGACCGTAAAAACAAAAAAAGAACTTTCCGTGCTTTATGGATTCAACGTATTAACGCTGGAGCTCGTCAGTATGGAATGTCTTACTCACAGTTTATGGGAAAAGTTAAAGCTAATAATATTGAATTGAACCGTAAGGTTCTTGCCGATTTAGCTATGAATAACCCAGAAGCTTTTAAGGCAGTTGTAGATCAAGTAAAATAG